The nucleotide window taacagCACAACTGTTATGAACAAACAATTGAGCAGCATAACAAGGAATTAATTATTTAACTCACAGAAAAGTTCTTCCATATTTGTGGGATCCTGGCGAAGAGAAAAATTGCATGCTGAGATGCCTGTAATAGATCATTTCCACATTAGGCAAACTCCATATGTACAGAGCCttcaaaattcaagaaaaaggaaaaaagtctAAACAAGCCTGACATTTGAAATGCATGTACTTGAAAATCAGTACCCCTATAAAGACAATGACCAcaaatgaaagggaaaaaagataACTTTGACAAACTCCAATATCTGAAAACCAGAAATAAAAGAATGTACTGACATATAGGGCTTCAAAGAGAACCGGATTAATTTGACCAGCTAGAATAGTTGGTGCTACCGCACAATATCTGAAAAACCATCATATTAAGGAAGAGgttgaacatattttttttttatctcacatGATGCATACTCGAGAAAATCCAAAAACTCTATGTCAAGAAAAAAGGATACAGCAATGCCCTGATCCATGTTATAGTGCCCACcggttgtgaataatagtagaTTATGGCAACTAAAATTAAAGCTGCAACAGATAAGCACAAGAGGAAGTATGTTAGATCTTTCATATTGCAAAGTTATCTGATCCAAGAGGCAATACCTAATCCAGGGGTCCAATAGAGCCAACCAACAGATAATAATCAGGATTCAACAGATGCTTTTTGTGTCAAAATTTGGGCTCTTGCCTGATTGTAGTACAGGCAGATTAACCTCATAAATTAATCTTAACTATAATCGACTCTAATGATTCCGGTCCAATTTCTAGTGCATTCACCACAAACAGCAACATATAACATTGAACCACAAGATACTCAAGAAAcaaataagataatattatttggtATCAATCAAGGAAAAAACATTGCTGTAATAAGTGAAAACGTTTAAGGTTCCTCACGTTTATGCCAAGTGTTCTCTGAGTCCAAAATATAGATTCTATAATTCAAGGTACATACAAGCATATATACATTACAAAAGCCGCTCATCTTTTAACTAACAATTCTACAAATTTAGGGATTAGGAGCGATATGAGTACAGAAAATCTACAGTTACACACAAGAATCgctttatattttgttttgcacaCCTACATACCTTGGATCAAAAGAAATGCCAACTCCCCATAAGCTGAGAAGGGAAGCCCTTTGTGGAGACAATATGCCAGAGCAATAGTGTAGCCGACTACTTCAAGCTCAAAGGCAACAACACTAAGGCCTCTGA belongs to Juglans regia cultivar Chandler unplaced genomic scaffold, Walnut 2.0 Scaffold_450, whole genome shotgun sequence and includes:
- the LOC118345780 gene encoding mannose-P-dolichol utilization defect 1 protein homolog 2-like, which translates into the protein MEFIGIDFGCAVGSLRHGKIPDKDCLLPLISKLLGYCIVAASTTVKLPQILKILKNSSVRGLSVVAFELEVVGYTIALAYCLHKGLPFSAYGELAFLLIQALILVAIIYYYSQPVGTITWIRALLYCAVAPTILAGQINPVLFEALYASQHAIFLFARIPQIWKNFSVS